One genomic region from Leifsonia sp. Root1293 encodes:
- a CDS encoding M20/M25/M40 family metallo-hydrolase, which translates to MNRTHTKRGLAIAVSMILGGALAVTGVSPALAGTQGGDGWQRLNSLALRKAITVDGLTRHLDALESIAARNGGNRAAGTAGHKASGAYVEKQLEKAGYKTSRQYFSYEQFVLNGSAFELTAPTPTEYSADEFSAMSYSASGDVSGPVVAVDLNLTGARASTSGCEASDFEGFVVGAIALLQRGTCPFADKVANAATAGATAAIIFNQGNDVPGDDRTGVLSGTLGTAAAIPAVGTSFAIGESIAATTGAAARVFVDGTLKQTKTFNVLADTSGRASETVVVGAHLDSVAEGPGINDNGTGSATLLETAIQLKRLHIQPQNRVRFAFWSGEEDGLQGSNYYVSQLSEKQLAATAVNLNFDMVGSPNAVRFVYDGDGDAFGTAGPEGSAEIEKVFTDYFGMKKLATAPTEFDGRSDYFAFIENGIPAGGLFTGAEGIKTDAEAATFGGTAGAPYDPCYHQACDTTDNVDPVVFEQMADAAAHATLAFAKVKTWKHGHGWGANGLDKVTEHMQKRGSHSMR; encoded by the coding sequence GTGAACAGAACGCACACGAAGCGCGGACTCGCCATCGCCGTGAGCATGATTCTCGGCGGCGCATTGGCCGTGACGGGAGTCTCGCCGGCGCTGGCCGGCACGCAGGGCGGTGACGGCTGGCAGAGGCTCAACTCGCTCGCGCTGCGCAAGGCGATCACCGTCGACGGCCTGACCCGTCACCTTGACGCGCTGGAGTCGATCGCCGCGAGGAACGGCGGGAATCGGGCAGCGGGTACCGCGGGTCACAAGGCGTCCGGCGCGTACGTCGAGAAGCAGCTCGAAAAGGCCGGCTACAAGACGAGCAGACAGTACTTCAGCTATGAGCAGTTCGTGCTGAACGGATCCGCGTTCGAGCTGACGGCTCCGACGCCCACGGAATACTCCGCCGACGAGTTCTCGGCGATGAGCTACTCGGCGTCGGGAGACGTCTCCGGTCCCGTGGTCGCCGTCGACCTCAACCTCACCGGGGCCCGTGCATCGACGAGCGGATGCGAGGCCTCCGACTTCGAGGGCTTCGTCGTGGGAGCGATCGCCCTGCTCCAGCGCGGGACCTGCCCGTTCGCCGACAAGGTCGCGAACGCGGCGACCGCTGGAGCGACGGCGGCGATCATCTTCAACCAGGGGAACGATGTTCCCGGCGACGATCGCACCGGCGTCCTGTCCGGAACTCTCGGCACGGCAGCAGCGATCCCCGCAGTGGGAACGAGCTTCGCCATCGGCGAGTCCATCGCGGCGACCACCGGAGCCGCTGCCCGGGTATTCGTCGACGGGACGCTGAAGCAGACGAAGACGTTCAACGTGCTCGCGGACACGTCGGGTCGCGCGTCCGAGACCGTCGTCGTCGGTGCCCACCTCGATTCGGTCGCCGAGGGCCCCGGCATCAATGACAACGGCACCGGGTCGGCGACCCTCCTCGAGACGGCGATCCAGCTGAAGCGCCTGCACATCCAGCCGCAGAACCGAGTGCGCTTCGCGTTCTGGAGCGGCGAGGAAGACGGCCTGCAGGGGTCGAACTACTACGTGTCGCAGTTGTCCGAGAAGCAGCTCGCGGCCACGGCGGTGAACCTGAACTTCGACATGGTCGGCTCCCCGAACGCCGTCCGCTTCGTCTACGACGGCGACGGCGACGCCTTCGGCACTGCCGGTCCGGAGGGTTCGGCAGAGATCGAGAAGGTCTTCACCGACTACTTCGGCATGAAGAAGCTGGCCACGGCGCCCACCGAGTTCGACGGTCGCAGCGACTACTTCGCGTTCATCGAGAACGGCATCCCCGCTGGCGGACTGTTCACCGGTGCCGAGGGCATCAAGACCGATGCAGAGGCCGCGACGTTCGGCGGAACGGCCGGCGCGCCGTACGACCCCTGCTACCACCAGGCCTGCGACACGACCGACAATGTCGACCCCGTGGTCTTCGAGCAGATGGCGGATGCCGCTGCCCACGCGACGCTGGCCTTCGCGAAGGTCAAGACCTGGAAGCACGGCCATGGCTGGGGCGCCAACGGCCTCGACAAGGTGACGGAGCACATGCAGAAGCGCGGAAGCCACTCGATGCGCTGA